The following are encoded in a window of Podospora pseudoanserina strain CBS 124.78 chromosome 6, whole genome shotgun sequence genomic DNA:
- a CDS encoding hypothetical protein (EggNog:ENOG503NUGI; COG:Q), which produces MRLTPFSPTALRRPLSSRLVPKIPHQKRPYAFQTSGIPTSFQVFNNRTKWLQRERAASNAEASRQADYLKDEVAMRVAERLLDVKRTFPLTLDFGAYTNSLARALTNPNPDPSQPDADIPPLATKIGKLVAADSSQKALFRDAELEFNKEINMERVVLPYEEGPLPWENNTFDMVLSSLSMHWINDLPGVLGQINRILKPDAPFIGAMLGGDTLFELRTSLQLAEQERRGGIGVHVSPLADVKDVGGLLGKAGFKMLTVDVEDIVVEYPDTFALMEDLQAMGEGNAVLGREVGAIGKDVLLAAEGIYRELHGSKVEDGTVRLPATFRVIHMIGWKEGGDQPKPLPRGSGEINLRDVLGTK; this is translated from the exons ATGCGGCTGACTCCTTTCTCCCCAACAGCCCTTCGCAGGCCACTGTCATCCCGCCTAGTCCCAAAAATCCCACACCAAAAAAGACCCTACGCCTTCCAGACCTCTGGcatccccacctccttccaGGTCTTCAACAACCGCACAAAATGGCTCCAGCGCGAGCGCGCCGCCTCCAACGCTGAAGCCAGCCGACAGGCCGACTATCTGAAAGATGAAGTCGCCATGCGCGTGGCCGAACGGCTCTTG gACGTAAAACGAACCTTTCCCTTGACTCTCGATTTCGGAGCCTacaccaactccctcgcccGCGCGctcacaaaccccaaccctgaCCCCTCCCAGCCCGACGCGGACATCCCACCCCTGGCCACCAAAATCGGCAAGCTCGTCGCTGCCGACTCGAGCCAAAAGGCTCTCTTCCGGGACGCGGAGCTCGAGTTCAACAAGGAAATCAACATGGAGCGTGTTGTCTTGCCGTACGAGGAGGGCCCCTTGCCGTGGGAGAACAACACGTTTGACATGGTGCTGTCAAGCCTGTCCATGCACTGGATCAATGATCTCCCTGGTGTATTGGGGCAGATCAACCGGATTCTCAAGCCGGATGCCCCGTTTATTGGGGCCATGCTGGGGGGTGATACGCTTTTTGAGCTGAGGACTTCGTTGCAGCTGGCGGAGCAGGAAAGGAGGGGCGGGATTGGCGTTCATGTGTCGCCGTTGGCAGATGTCAAGGAtgttggggggttgctggggaaGGCAGGGTTCAAGATGTTGAcggtggatgtggaggacATTGTGGTGGAATACCCTGATACTTTTGCGTTGATGGAGGACCTCCAGGCCATGGGAGAGGGCAATGCagtgttggggagggaggtgggtgcAATTGGAAAGGATGTTCTGCTTGCAGCGGAGGGGATATATAGGGAACTTCATGGAAGCAAGGTCGAGGACGGGACTGTGAGGCTACCGGCGACATTCAGGGTGATACATATGATTGGGTggaaagaaggaggggatcAACCAAAGCCGTTGCCGAGGGGCAGTGGAGAGATCAATCTAAGGGATGTGTTGGGGACAAAATAG